A DNA window from Drosophila sechellia strain sech25 chromosome X, ASM438219v1, whole genome shotgun sequence contains the following coding sequences:
- the LOC6618960 gene encoding facilitated trehalose transporter Tret1 isoform X1 — MKGQQEEQLVPPPAYKPTVAKDTAKDSRAKEKPLGEGRLAVLRQELMVFLGNSGVVGCGMVVSMPAVTLNQLHDETQPFWLNKDESSWFASIQNMACPLGGLLVSYFLDRIGRKHTILLTNLIGLIGWILLVTSFMHSDRDMIYYQMLLGRCFSGIMIGMFVSPVGVYSAEISLPKIRGRLILGTSLGLASGILLMYCLGYFLRHNIQLIFGISCCYQLAATLLVFPMPESPIWLLTRGKEERARKSLRYFRGLPKKEVDYVPEFEAELAHMKELANASNTTAAGESLSQMIHRPEVYKPVLMMTTFFGFQQACGVVVIIVYAVQIAQQAGVTIDPVLVAVMLGVARIITTLFMSGIFEKWGRKPSGIFSATGMGACMLLLAGGNWFPDTLGTLHWLPVACIVAHIVFSTMGMLTLPFFMISEVFPQRARGSASGIAIFFGMILSFIMLKIYPNMESALGTANLFAFYAGISFLAAVFIGAFVPETRGRTLEELEERWQTGKFSRRLTIVNLKDVELHEVFLKK, encoded by the exons ATGAAGggacagcaggaggagcagctggtGCCGCCGCCGGCCTACAAGCCCACAGTCGCCAAGGACACGGCGAAGGACTCCCGCGCGAAGGAGAAGCCCCTCGGCGAGGGTCGCCTGGCCGTGCTGCGGCAGGAACTGATGGTCTTCCTGGGCAACAGCGGCGTCGTCGGCTGCGGAATGGTTGTCAGCATGCCGGCCGTTACTCTCAACCAGCTGCACGACGAAACGCAGCCCTTTTGGCTCAACAAGGATGAGTCGAGTTGGTTTG CCTCCATTCAGAACATGGCGTGTCCTTTGGGTGGACTTCTGGTCAGCTACTTCCTGGACAGGATTGGCCGCAAACACACCATCCTGCTGACCAATCTGATAGGACTGATTGGCTGGATCCTGTTGGTAACCAGTTTCATGCACTCCGATCGCGACATGATCTACTATCAAATGCTGTTGGGTCGTTGTTTTAGCGGTATCATGATCGGCATGTTCGTATCGCCAGTGGGTGTCTACTCCGCCGAGATTAGTTTACCCAAGATACGCGGTCGCCTGATCCTGGGCACCTCGCTGGGATTGGCCAGCGGCATTCTGCTGATGTACTGCCTCGGCTACTTCCTTCGTCACAACATCCAACTGATCTTCGGCATCAGTTGCTGCTACCAACTGGCGGCCACACTGCTCGTCTTCCCCATGCCGGAATCGCCCATCTGGCTGCTCACTCGAGGGAAGGAGGAGCGGGCCAGGAAATCCCTCAGATACTTCCGTGGACTGCCCAAAAAAG AGGTGGACTACGTACCAGAATTCGAGGCGGAGCTGGCGCACATGAAGGAGTTGGCGAATGCGAGCAacaccaccgccgccggcGAGTCCCTCAGCCAGATGATCCATCGTCCAGAGGTCTACAAGCCCGTCCTGATGATGACCACGTTCTTTGGATTCCAACAGGCGTGCGGCGTGGTGGTGATCATCGTCTACGCCGTCCAGATTGCCCAGCAGGCGGGAGTTACCATCGATCCCGTGCTGGTGGCCGTAATGCTGGGCGTGGCCAGGATAATCACCACGCTATTCATGAGCGGCATCTTCGAGAAGTGGGGCCGCAAGCCGTCTGGGATCTTCTCGGCCACCGGAATGGGCGCCTGCATGCTGCTCCTGGCTGGTGGGAACTGGTTTCCGGACACACTGGGCACCTTGCACTGGCTACCGGTGGCCTGTATTGTCGCCCACATCGTATTCTCCACGATGGGCATGCTGACGCTGCCCTTCTTCATGATCTCCGAGGTTTTCCCGCAGCGGGCGAGAGGCAGTGCCTCCGGGATAGCCATCTTCTTCGGCATGATTCTGTCCTTCATAATGCTGAAGATATACCCGAATATGGAGTCCGCTTTGGGCACAGCCAATCTATTTGCCTTCTATGCGGGAATATCCTTCCTGGCGGCCGTCTTTATCGGCGCCTTTGTCCCGGAGACGAGGGGCAGGACTCtcgaggagctggaggagcgcTGGCAGACCGGCAAGTTCTCACGCCGCCTCACAATCGTCAATCTGAAGGATGTGGAGCTGCACGAAGTGTTCCTAAAGAAATAG
- the LOC6618960 gene encoding facilitated trehalose transporter Tret1 isoform X2, protein MIGMFVSPVGVYSAEISLPKIRGRLILGTSLGLASGILLMYCLGYFLRHNIQLIFGISCCYQLAATLLVFPMPESPIWLLTRGKEERARKSLRYFRGLPKKEVDYVPEFEAELAHMKELANASNTTAAGESLSQMIHRPEVYKPVLMMTTFFGFQQACGVVVIIVYAVQIAQQAGVTIDPVLVAVMLGVARIITTLFMSGIFEKWGRKPSGIFSATGMGACMLLLAGGNWFPDTLGTLHWLPVACIVAHIVFSTMGMLTLPFFMISEVFPQRARGSASGIAIFFGMILSFIMLKIYPNMESALGTANLFAFYAGISFLAAVFIGAFVPETRGRTLEELEERWQTGKFSRRLTIVNLKDVELHEVFLKK, encoded by the exons ATGATCGGCATGTTCGTATCGCCAGTGGGTGTCTACTCCGCCGAGATTAGTTTACCCAAGATACGCGGTCGCCTGATCCTGGGCACCTCGCTGGGATTGGCCAGCGGCATTCTGCTGATGTACTGCCTCGGCTACTTCCTTCGTCACAACATCCAACTGATCTTCGGCATCAGTTGCTGCTACCAACTGGCGGCCACACTGCTCGTCTTCCCCATGCCGGAATCGCCCATCTGGCTGCTCACTCGAGGGAAGGAGGAGCGGGCCAGGAAATCCCTCAGATACTTCCGTGGACTGCCCAAAAAAG AGGTGGACTACGTACCAGAATTCGAGGCGGAGCTGGCGCACATGAAGGAGTTGGCGAATGCGAGCAacaccaccgccgccggcGAGTCCCTCAGCCAGATGATCCATCGTCCAGAGGTCTACAAGCCCGTCCTGATGATGACCACGTTCTTTGGATTCCAACAGGCGTGCGGCGTGGTGGTGATCATCGTCTACGCCGTCCAGATTGCCCAGCAGGCGGGAGTTACCATCGATCCCGTGCTGGTGGCCGTAATGCTGGGCGTGGCCAGGATAATCACCACGCTATTCATGAGCGGCATCTTCGAGAAGTGGGGCCGCAAGCCGTCTGGGATCTTCTCGGCCACCGGAATGGGCGCCTGCATGCTGCTCCTGGCTGGTGGGAACTGGTTTCCGGACACACTGGGCACCTTGCACTGGCTACCGGTGGCCTGTATTGTCGCCCACATCGTATTCTCCACGATGGGCATGCTGACGCTGCCCTTCTTCATGATCTCCGAGGTTTTCCCGCAGCGGGCGAGAGGCAGTGCCTCCGGGATAGCCATCTTCTTCGGCATGATTCTGTCCTTCATAATGCTGAAGATATACCCGAATATGGAGTCCGCTTTGGGCACAGCCAATCTATTTGCCTTCTATGCGGGAATATCCTTCCTGGCGGCCGTCTTTATCGGCGCCTTTGTCCCGGAGACGAGGGGCAGGACTCtcgaggagctggaggagcgcTGGCAGACCGGCAAGTTCTCACGCCGCCTCACAATCGTCAATCTGAAGGATGTGGAGCTGCACGAAGTGTTCCTAAAGAAATAG
- the LOC6618963 gene encoding LOW QUALITY PROTEIN: uncharacterized protein LOC6618963 (The sequence of the model RefSeq protein was modified relative to this genomic sequence to represent the inferred CDS: substituted 1 base at 1 genomic stop codon) encodes MYGNNNPGSNNNNGGYPPYGYNNKSSGGRGFGMSHSLPSGMDTEFSFPSSSSRRGYNDFPGCGGSGGNGGSANNLGGGNMCHLPPMASNNSLNNLCGLSLGSGGSDDLMNDPRASNTNLIVNYLPQDMTDRELYALFRAIGPINTCRIMRDYKTGYSFGYAFVDFTSEMDSQRAIKVLNGITVRNKRLKVSYARPGGESIKDTNLYVTNLPRTITDDQLDTIFGKYGSIVQKNILRDKLTGRPRGVAFVRYNKREEAQEAISALNNVIPEGGSQPLSVRLAEEHGKAKAAHFMSQMGVVPANVPPPPPQPPAHMAAAFNMMHRDGAMEKLRSLFDAICDAIFGLDSENFADLLDGLYRRKYHYPYLXLTPQQQQQLLQHQQQALGFTGSSNNSIGNGNGNENNMLLYHQQYHQQQTQQQRLGNVAAHNISPNGSNNNINTTNTNNINFNTIRQNGVAALHYLQEQLQLQQPQDQQSQQQQPLTMPSSPPFQQQSRQSHHNGSSSSLGNQLLAISNNNSFNNNSNHSNSFTGNYSNGSAFTSNGAISSSNFTNNPTSSGNFTNNPTTSNPTNSGHFAINLAGSSNFTNHLSGSSNYTNSNGNFTSNAASSSNFSNNAASSSNYNKNCSGDIVGNSDPDSCSKHTTNTNNHHTSPQHDFSFNMSTTEQELHQQTLKLQQLQLNNSFNTTTAASTTSATAPTSTSTTAAASSTNSANVGFLWRT; translated from the exons TGGTGGGCGTGGATTTGGGATGTCCCATTCTCTGCCATCCGGAATG GATACagaattttcatttccaaGTTCCTCGTCGCGTCGTGGTTACAACGATTTCCCCGgctgcggcggcagcggcggaaATGGTGGGAGTGCCAACAATCTAGGGGGCGGCAACATGTGCCACCTGCCGCCGATGGCCAGCAACAACTCGCTGAATAATCTCTGCGGATTGTCGCTGGGCAGCGGTGGTAGCGATGATCTCATGAACGATCCTCGGGCAAGCAACACCAACTTGATTGTCAACTACTTGCCCCAGGACATGACCGATCGCGAGCTGTACGCCCTATTCAGAGCCATTGGACCCATCAACACGTGCAGAATCATGCGAGACTATAAG ACTGGCTACAGTTTTGGTTATGCTTTCGTGGACTTCACATCGGAAATGGACTCGCAGCGTGCGATTAAAGTGCTGAATGGCATCACAGTGCGCAACAAGCGGCTTAAG GTTTCCTATGCTCGTCCCGGCGGAGAATCGATCAAGGACACCAATCTGTATGTGACCAATCTGCCGCGTACCATAACCGACGATCAGCTGGACACGATCTTCGGCAAGTACGGTTCCATTGTGCAGAAGAACATCTTGCGTGACAAGCTCACAGGTCGTCCTCGTGGTGTGGCCTTTGTTCG GTACAACAAGCGTGAGGAGGCCCAGGAGGCCATTTCGGCGCTGAACAACGTAATACCCGAGGGCGGATCGCAGCCGCTGTCCGTCCGGTTGGCTGAGGAGCACGGCAAGGCGAAGGCGGCCCACTTTATGTCGCAGATGGGCGTGGTTCCAGCTAATGTcccaccgccgccaccacAGCCGCCAGCACATATGGCCGCCGCATTCAACATGATGCACAGAG ACGGAGCTATGGAAAAATTACGCTCATTATTCGATGCTATATGCGATGCTATCTTTGGTCTCGATA GCGAAAACTTTGCCGATTTGCTTGACGGATTGTACCGTAGGAAGTACCATTATCCTTACTTATAATTGAcaccgcaacagcagcagcaactactacaacatcagcagcaggcgTTGGGCTTCACCGGTAGCTCCAATAATAGTATTGGCAATGGTAATGGCAACGAGAACAACATGCTACTTTACCACCAGCAATACCATcaacaacaaacacaacaacaacgccTGGGCAATGTTGCTGCTCACAATATAAGTCCAAATGGAAGCAACAATAACATTAACACGACGAACACCAATAACATTAACTTCAATACAATACGTCAGAATGGAGTTGCTGCTCTTCACTATCTTCAGgaacaattgcaattgcaacaaCCGCAGGATCAACAatcacagcaacagcagccattGACTATGCCATCGTCGCCGCCGTTTCAACAACAATCACGCCAATCACACCACAATGGCAGCAGTAGCAGTCTGGGCAATCAGTTGCTTGCCataagcaacaacaatagctTCAATAATAATTCCAATCACTCCAATAGTTTTACTGGCAATTATAGCAACGGTAGTGCTTTCACCAGTAACGGTGCCATTAGCAGTAGCAACTTTACCAACAATCCCACAAGCAGTGGGAACTTCACCAACAACCCAACAACCAGCAACCCCACAAATAGTGGCCACTTTGCCATTAATTTGGctggcagcagcaacttcaCCAACCATCTTTCTGGCAGCAGTAATTACACCAACAGCAACGGAAATTTCACCAGTAATGCAgctagcagcagcaacttctCCAACAATGCAGCTAGCAGCAGCAATTACAACAAGAACTGCAGCGGCGACATCGTTGGAAACAGCGATCCCGACAGCTGTAGCAAACACACCACAAACACTAATAATCACCACACTTCGCCGCAGCACGACTTCAGTTTTAATATGTCAACGACTGAACAAGAACTGCATCAGCAGACACTCAAGTTGCAACAGCTGCAACTTAACAACAGCTTCAACACCACCACAGCAGCATCGACAACATCAGCGACTGCACCAACTTCCACTTCAACAACGGCAGCGGCATCATCCACAAACTCCGCAAATGTCGGATTTTTATGGCGTACATAA